A genomic window from Pseudomonadales bacterium includes:
- a CDS encoding Stp1/IreP family PP2C-type Ser/Thr phosphatase produces MIEIVGRSHTGQVRENNEDRIGFDTDLAIAVLADGMGGLNAGEVASKVAVETIVKSLKTCERIDEDAVELAIDQANAEVLEQSASRGETGGMGTTVVVWTLTPQGQCFIGHVGDSRAYRLRNHTLKALTSDHSVVQQMLDEGVLSEGEARVAPNRNIITRAVGLESSVEVDVRSWVHGEGDLFLLCSDGLTDMLSDDEIYKLLLPHIDESGAGDLEAVADALVSAANSAGGHDNVSVLLIRAVQ; encoded by the coding sequence GTGATCGAAATTGTGGGACGCTCGCACACCGGTCAGGTCCGGGAGAACAATGAGGATCGGATCGGTTTCGATACGGATCTCGCGATCGCCGTGCTCGCCGATGGCATGGGTGGCCTCAATGCCGGTGAAGTTGCCAGTAAGGTGGCGGTCGAAACCATTGTGAAGTCCCTGAAGACCTGCGAGCGCATCGACGAAGACGCTGTAGAACTCGCCATCGACCAGGCCAACGCCGAAGTGCTCGAACAGTCCGCCAGTCGCGGAGAAACCGGGGGCATGGGCACCACGGTCGTCGTCTGGACACTGACCCCCCAGGGACAGTGTTTCATCGGCCATGTCGGCGACTCCCGCGCCTACCGCCTGCGCAACCACACCCTCAAAGCACTGACCTCTGACCACAGTGTGGTCCAGCAGATGCTCGATGAAGGGGTGCTCTCGGAAGGCGAAGCCAGGGTTGCGCCGAATCGGAACATCATTACCCGGGCGGTCGGACTGGAAAGCTCGGTGGAAGTGGACGTCCGCTCCTGGGTACACGGCGAGGGAGACCTGTTTCTTCTGTGCAGCGACGGCCTCACCGACATGCTCAGCGACGATGAGATCTACAAGCTGTTGCTCCCCCACATCGATGAGTCCGGCGCAGGAGATCTGGAGGCAGTCGCGGATGCTCTGGTGAGCGCGGCCAACTCCGCGGGCGGGCACGACAATGTGTCGGTACTGCTGATCCGGGCGGTGCAATAA
- a CDS encoding DUF1244 domain-containing protein: MNPETQQAIEAAVFRRLLAHLDEHREVQNIDLMNLAGFCRNCLSKWYVAASTEAGETVDYDSARERVYGMPYAEWKARFQQEASPDQLETFAARKPD, translated from the coding sequence ATGAACCCAGAGACTCAGCAGGCCATCGAAGCTGCCGTTTTCCGCCGTCTTCTGGCCCACCTCGATGAGCACAGGGAAGTACAGAACATCGATCTGATGAATCTCGCCGGTTTCTGCCGGAACTGCCTGTCGAAATGGTACGTGGCCGCCAGCACCGAGGCAGGCGAGACTGTCGACTACGACAGCGCCCGCGAGCGCGTGTACGGCATGCCCTATGCCGAGTGGAAGGCCAGGTTCCAGCAGGAAGCCAGCCCGGACCAGCTCGAGACCTTTGCCGCGCGGAAACCCGATTGA
- a CDS encoding BolA/IbaG family iron-sulfur metabolism protein, translating to MGGATRAARIEERLSQRFELLHLEVVNESGGHNVPAGSESHFKVVLVSPEFEARPMLARHRLVNECLADEFTAGLHALAIHTYTEAEWRQRFGAAPLSPPCLGGKAQQP from the coding sequence GTGGGCGGCGCTACCAGAGCGGCACGCATTGAGGAGCGCCTCAGTCAGCGCTTTGAGCTGCTGCATCTGGAAGTCGTCAATGAAAGCGGCGGCCATAACGTGCCGGCCGGTTCGGAAAGTCATTTCAAAGTCGTCCTCGTGTCTCCGGAATTCGAAGCCAGGCCCATGCTTGCCCGTCATCGCCTGGTAAACGAGTGTCTGGCAGATGAATTTACCGCCGGCCTGCATGCGCTGGCGATCCACACCTACACCGAAGCGGAGTGGCGCCAGCGTTTCGGCGCGGCACCCCTTTCACCTCCCTGTCTGGGTGGCAAGGCGCAACAGCCGTGA
- a CDS encoding FKBP-type peptidyl-prolyl cis-trans isomerase, whose amino-acid sequence MPMGNKWTQSMVFVATTLLLGACDQSPGTSDTDAATTPAAGAAANANQNLATDAQKASYSIGYTMAGNVRQRFAESIDAEAFARGISDRLNDRDQAVSPEEANDSLQAFAIAQQQALTARAGQNQVAGDSFLKENAAREGVVTLESGLQYQILTPAEGPKPVAADTVTTHYHGTLIDGTVFDSSYERGEPASFPLNGVISGWTEGLQLMSVGAKYRFFVPPDLAYGGQDRGPIPANSTLVFDVELLAIESADGGS is encoded by the coding sequence ATGCCAATGGGCAATAAATGGACTCAATCCATGGTTTTCGTGGCCACCACTCTGCTATTGGGTGCCTGTGATCAGAGCCCCGGCACCAGTGATACGGACGCCGCCACCACGCCGGCCGCCGGAGCTGCAGCCAACGCGAATCAGAACCTGGCCACGGATGCTCAGAAGGCCAGTTACAGCATCGGTTACACGATGGCGGGCAATGTCCGGCAGCGCTTCGCCGAAAGTATCGATGCTGAGGCCTTTGCCCGGGGTATTTCCGATCGACTCAATGACCGGGATCAGGCCGTGAGCCCGGAGGAGGCCAATGATTCGCTGCAGGCCTTCGCCATTGCCCAGCAGCAGGCTCTGACTGCCCGGGCGGGGCAGAATCAGGTGGCCGGTGACAGCTTCCTGAAAGAAAACGCTGCCAGGGAGGGGGTGGTAACACTGGAGTCCGGGTTGCAGTACCAGATTCTCACTCCTGCTGAAGGTCCGAAGCCCGTCGCCGCGGACACGGTCACCACCCATTATCACGGCACCCTGATTGATGGCACGGTTTTCGACAGTTCCTATGAACGCGGAGAGCCGGCCAGCTTCCCGCTCAATGGTGTGATCAGCGGCTGGACCGAAGGTCTGCAACTGATGTCTGTGGGCGCCAAATACCGATTCTTCGTGCCACCGGATCTTGCTTATGGCGGGCAGGACAGAGGCCCTATTCCGGCTAACTCGACCCTCGTTTTCGATGTTGAGCTGCTGGCCATCGAGTCCGCTGACGGCGGCTCGTAG
- a CDS encoding arylesterase: MLAVLCLLMLSAPAQARNTILVLGDSISAAYGIQREEGWVHLLEARLARLECEWRVVNASLTGETTGGGLARLPAALESHDPAVVVIELGGNDGLRGYPVARIKENLERMVTLALAGGRRVLLVGMQIPPNYGPRYTRAFSGMYSDIAQSRGVELVPFLLEKVALQPELMQSDGIHPSAEAQPALLDEIWSSLAPLLTKTEL; encoded by the coding sequence ATGTTGGCGGTGCTGTGTCTGCTGATGCTCTCAGCACCCGCACAGGCACGGAATACCATCCTGGTGCTCGGCGACAGTATCAGCGCCGCTTACGGGATTCAACGCGAAGAGGGCTGGGTGCACCTGCTCGAAGCGCGCCTGGCCAGGCTGGAGTGCGAGTGGCGGGTGGTGAACGCCAGCCTGACCGGAGAAACCACCGGTGGTGGACTGGCCCGACTGCCCGCCGCCCTGGAGAGTCACGATCCCGCTGTGGTGGTGATCGAACTCGGCGGCAACGACGGCCTGCGTGGCTATCCCGTGGCCCGGATAAAAGAGAATCTCGAGCGCATGGTGACACTGGCGCTGGCGGGCGGGCGTCGTGTGCTGCTGGTAGGCATGCAGATTCCGCCCAACTATGGCCCACGGTATACCCGGGCCTTCTCCGGCATGTACAGCGACATCGCGCAATCCCGGGGGGTGGAACTGGTTCCCTTCCTGCTGGAAAAGGTCGCGCTGCAGCCCGAGCTGATGCAGAGCGATGGTATTCATCCCTCCGCTGAGGCACAGCCTGCGTTGCTGGACGAGATCTGGAGCAGCCTCGCGCCGCTGCTCACGAAAACCGAACTCTGA
- a CDS encoding rhodanese-related sulfurtransferase: MNSGGDNVMTFYRFVPLDALEDWREQIEDEAAARGLRGTVLLAAEGINGTLTGTHENLVRFGEWLTAAQPFAGMQCRYSAASKENRVFYRLKVRIRPEIVSLGVPVRPALRTGVHVDAPAWNRLLEDPDVLVIDTRNSYEIEVGSFPAAVDPGTRTFREFPGFVDRELDPVRHSRVAMFCTGGIRCEKASAYLLEQGFSEVYQLDGGVLKYLETVDPEENRWQGECFVFDQRVSVSESLAEGSFGQCYACRRALSPADMRSADYVEGVSCPHCAHRLSEQQTARFRERRRQVLLAQQRGTQHVGLAQSADSGRLRENEEASE; encoded by the coding sequence GTGAACTCCGGTGGCGACAATGTGATGACCTTCTATCGTTTCGTGCCGCTCGACGCGCTGGAAGACTGGCGGGAGCAGATCGAAGACGAGGCGGCGGCGCGGGGGCTTCGGGGCACCGTCCTGCTGGCAGCCGAAGGTATCAACGGAACCCTGACCGGTACCCACGAAAACCTGGTGCGCTTTGGCGAGTGGCTGACCGCTGCGCAGCCTTTCGCCGGCATGCAGTGCCGGTATTCGGCGGCGTCAAAGGAAAACCGGGTCTTCTATCGGCTGAAGGTACGGATTCGGCCGGAAATCGTCAGCCTGGGTGTACCCGTGCGGCCTGCCCTGCGCACCGGTGTGCATGTGGACGCGCCTGCCTGGAACAGGCTGCTGGAAGACCCGGACGTGCTGGTGATCGACACCCGCAATTCCTACGAAATCGAAGTCGGCAGTTTTCCCGCAGCCGTGGATCCAGGCACCCGCACCTTCCGGGAATTTCCGGGATTCGTGGACCGGGAGCTGGATCCCGTCCGCCATTCCCGGGTCGCCATGTTCTGCACGGGGGGTATCCGCTGCGAGAAGGCTTCCGCCTATCTGCTGGAACAGGGGTTCAGTGAGGTTTATCAGCTCGATGGCGGGGTGCTGAAATATCTGGAGACGGTCGACCCGGAAGAAAACCGCTGGCAGGGTGAGTGCTTCGTGTTCGATCAGCGGGTTTCGGTGAGTGAAAGTCTTGCGGAAGGATCTTTCGGGCAGTGCTATGCCTGCCGGCGTGCCCTGAGCCCTGCGGATATGCGATCAGCCGACTATGTCGAAGGCGTAAGTTGCCCCCATTGTGCGCACAGGCTTTCCGAACAGCAGACGGCCCGCTTCCGGGAGCGGCGGCGTCAGGTACTGCTTGCGCAGCAACGGGGCACACAGCACGTCGGCCTGGCGCAGAGTGCCGATAGCGGCCGGCTGCGGGAGAATGAGGAAGCTTCAGAGTAA
- a CDS encoding ABC transporter ATP-binding protein, which yields MNRLVIKTEGVTKTVPTAESELCILDAIDLEINAGESVAIVGASGSGKTTLLGILAGLDVPSAGKVQLCGVELTSLDEEERARIRGEQVGFVFQTFQLLGSLTALENVMLPAELKGDGRAEPQARALLEKVGLAERTGHYPRQLSGGEQQRVAIARAFASQPNVLFADEPTGNLDTATGQKIIDLLFGLNAEFGTTLVLVTHDDRLATRCERVIEIEAGRLVQ from the coding sequence ATGAATCGTCTGGTTATCAAAACCGAAGGCGTCACGAAGACCGTGCCTACTGCAGAATCCGAGCTGTGCATCTTGGATGCCATCGATCTGGAAATCAACGCAGGGGAGTCCGTCGCCATCGTCGGTGCTTCCGGTTCCGGAAAAACCACGCTGCTCGGCATTCTCGCCGGTCTCGATGTCCCGAGTGCCGGTAAAGTACAACTCTGCGGCGTCGAACTGACATCGCTGGATGAAGAGGAGCGGGCGAGAATTAGAGGCGAGCAGGTCGGCTTCGTGTTTCAGACCTTTCAGCTGCTCGGCAGCCTGACTGCACTGGAAAACGTGATGCTGCCAGCGGAGCTGAAAGGGGACGGGCGCGCTGAGCCCCAGGCCCGGGCACTGCTCGAGAAAGTCGGTCTCGCTGAGCGCACCGGCCACTACCCCAGGCAGTTATCCGGCGGAGAGCAGCAGCGGGTCGCGATTGCCCGGGCCTTTGCCTCCCAGCCGAACGTACTTTTCGCGGATGAACCCACCGGCAATCTGGACACGGCGACAGGTCAGAAGATCATCGACCTGCTGTTCGGGCTCAATGCGGAGTTCGGGACCACGCTTGTCCTGGTCACCCACGATGACCGGCTGGCTACCCGTTGCGAGCGGGTGATCGAGATTGAAGCGGGACGCCTGGTGCAATGA
- the yaaA gene encoding peroxide stress protein YaaA, translating into MLAVISPAKRLDFNRAAPAAKHSLPAFLPESKQLVDVLRQKSAAELGRLMRISSRLADLNHERFAQWQTPFTPDNARIAASAFRGDVYLGLDTDTLTTPDLNWAQKHLRILSGLYGLLKPLDLIQPYRLEMGTRLRNPRGADLYEYWRDPVTAALDELLRTQRRPVLVNLASAEYFEAVDTRKLNTRIITPVFKDLKNGRYRFLSFYAKKARGLMARYIIRNRISSPGALKKFDADGYYYSARDSRDDHWVFLRDRPR; encoded by the coding sequence ATGCTTGCTGTCATATCTCCGGCCAAACGGCTGGACTTCAATCGGGCCGCTCCTGCTGCGAAACATAGCCTGCCAGCTTTTCTGCCGGAGTCAAAACAACTCGTGGATGTGCTGCGCCAGAAATCTGCTGCTGAGCTGGGCAGGCTCATGCGGATCAGCAGCAGGCTGGCGGACCTGAATCATGAGCGATTCGCCCAGTGGCAGACGCCGTTCACCCCGGACAACGCCCGCATCGCAGCCTCCGCATTTCGCGGAGACGTTTACCTGGGTCTGGATACCGATACCCTCACCACACCCGACCTGAACTGGGCACAGAAACATCTGCGCATCCTCTCCGGCCTCTACGGCCTGCTGAAACCGCTGGATCTCATCCAGCCCTATCGGCTGGAGATGGGCACGAGACTGCGCAATCCCCGGGGCGCCGATCTCTATGAGTACTGGCGGGATCCGGTCACCGCAGCACTCGATGAACTGTTACGCACCCAGCGCCGCCCGGTGCTGGTCAATCTGGCTTCAGCCGAGTATTTCGAGGCCGTGGACACCCGGAAACTGAATACCCGGATCATTACCCCGGTCTTCAAGGATCTGAAAAACGGTCGTTACAGGTTTCTGTCTTTCTATGCCAAGAAAGCCCGTGGACTGATGGCCCGCTACATCATCCGTAATCGTATCTCCTCCCCGGGTGCTCTGAAGAAATTCGACGCCGACGGCTACTACTACAGCGCCCGGGACTCCAGGGACGATCACTGGGTGTTCCTCCGCGACCGACCGCGGTGA
- the lepB gene encoding signal peptidase I, which produces MRVDFEKIWREWRSFIVFIAVMLIFRSAIADWNQVPSGSMVPSIYIGDRIVVDKLAYDLRLPFTHVSVIRWAEPERGDVVTFPSPADEKLLVKRVVGIPGDIVELLDNELHINGAVAHYEPLAADLVSAIPVDDRIAYQFLTESILGNERRVMLHSPTYRSAASNFGPVEVPPGHYLMMGDNRDDSRDSRYIGFVSRDRILGRAETVAFSLDYENYYQPRLDRFFTPLP; this is translated from the coding sequence ATGCGCGTCGACTTCGAAAAAATCTGGCGCGAGTGGCGAAGTTTCATCGTTTTTATCGCCGTGATGCTGATCTTCCGCTCTGCTATCGCCGACTGGAACCAGGTGCCGTCCGGATCGATGGTGCCTTCGATTTACATAGGCGACCGGATCGTGGTGGACAAACTCGCCTACGATCTGCGGCTGCCATTCACTCATGTCTCCGTCATCCGCTGGGCCGAGCCCGAGCGCGGCGATGTGGTGACCTTCCCCTCTCCGGCAGACGAGAAACTGCTGGTGAAACGGGTGGTGGGCATTCCCGGCGACATCGTCGAACTGCTCGACAATGAACTTCACATCAACGGCGCCGTCGCCCACTACGAGCCACTGGCCGCCGACCTCGTTTCTGCCATTCCAGTCGATGATCGCATCGCCTACCAGTTCCTGACCGAATCCATTCTCGGCAACGAGCGCCGGGTGATGCTGCATTCACCCACCTATCGCAGTGCTGCCAGCAATTTCGGACCGGTGGAGGTCCCCCCGGGTCATTACCTGATGATGGGCGACAATCGGGACGACAGCCGGGATTCGCGCTATATCGGCTTCGTCAGCCGGGACCGGATTCTCGGCAGAGCAGAAACCGTGGCTTTCTCACTCGACTACGAAAACTACTACCAGCCACGACTCGACAGATTCTTCACCCCGCTCCCATAG